A genomic window from Montipora capricornis isolate CH-2021 chromosome 8, ASM3666992v2, whole genome shotgun sequence includes:
- the LOC138059961 gene encoding NLR family CARD domain-containing protein 3-like yields MLKQLKLQQDNPNTKLGETEDAYGPVADFIDAIRQLYKSREGWHAPFLWCEEFRFHLDNIFTRLKMVSRKKERGLKTDSIVNMLEIFKPHEECLQPKRVLIEGQPGMGKTTFCNKVAFDWAKNRKAEDSFPDVQVLLLLRCRDINSDLWEAIDDQILPRDIKEQEREKFFTFLQDHQSKVLLVLDGLDELPTHKLPVYKEIIQGRMLSKCYVVVTARHEAGIKVRECCDTLLEVEGFTENDAEDFIRRYFKTEEHLAKRLLNKLRTDASLKGLTASPLNTALLCLLCEDFQGDLPKGRTLLYLEIVQCVLRRYRRKKELPTTEEDLTQLYHAEVKHLGCIALNGLLNDEMYFDDSAFRNCTSNLITKLGFLSVQPGRSKRRSSWCYGFLHKSFQEFFAAFYLSCQLVDEEISPDGLVADTRYFKEFQQVLMFTCGTLAQRCEAKGMALMASIASQINQLIEEVEKSDEYLCTALDCIKECENEQGTYGKELARSFGSLLEVQHISRPQRIDGSGTAILADAMATNSTVTLLDLSSNEISISGAAALAKSMEVNSTLTELNLSESGIGDSGAAALAKALEVNSTLTELNLSENGISDWGAAALAKAMAVNSTLTGLDLNHDRIGYLGTAALAQAMEINSTLTELNLSENEIGDWAAAAMAKADALATNSTVTLLNLSSNEISISGAAALAKALEVNSTLTELNLSENGIGDSGAAALAQAMEINSTLTELNLSENVISDWGAAALAKAMAVNSTLTGLDLSNDGIGYLGASALAQAMEINSTLTELDLSENKVGDWAAAAMAKAMQVNSTLTTLNLRWNEIGNQGAAALAQAMEINSTLREFHLSGNRIGDSSVVALAKAMEINSTLTGLYLLDNEIGYLGAAALAKAIEINSTLTKLNLSWNKIGDSGVTALIKAMEINSTLTELDLCENEVSVSVAAALVKANELTGRFGPVGRILY; encoded by the exons ATGCTGAAGCAGTTGAAGTTGCAGCAAGACAATCCGAATACTAAACTTGGAGAGACTGAAG ATGCATATGGGCCAGTGGCTGACTTTATCGATGCTATCCGACAACTGTACAAAAGCCGTGAAGGATGGCATGCGCCATTTCTGTGGTGCGAAGAGTTTCGATTCCATCTTGACAACATTTTTACCAGGCTTAAAATGGTCAGCAGGAAAAAAGAACGAGGGTTAAAGACTGACTCCATTGTCAACATGTTGGAAATTTTTAAACCACATGAAGAATGTTTACAACCCAAAAGAGTTTTGATTGAAGGACAGCCAGGCATGGGAAAGACAACCTTTTGTAACAAGGTGGCTTTCGACTGGGCAAAGAACCGTAAAGCAGAAGATTCGTTTCCTGATGTCCAAGTGCTGCTGTTATTGAGGTGCAGAGACATTAACTCTGACTTATGGGAGGCTATTGATGACCAGATTTTACCAAGAGACATAAAGGAACAAGAAAGAGAGAAGTTCTTCACCTTCCTTCAGGACCATCAGTCAAAGGTTTTGCTGGTACTTGACGGATTAGATGAGTTGCCAACCCATAAATTACCTGTCTACAAAGAAATCATTCAAGGAAGAATGCTTTCAAAATGTTACGTAGTGGTTACAGCTCGCCATGAAGCTGGGATAAAAGTACGGGAATGCTGTGATACCCTGCTAGAGGTCGAAGGATTTACCGAAAACGATGCTGAAGATTTTATCCGAAGATATTTCAAAACTGAGGAGCATCTGGCGAAAAGGCTCTTGAACAAGCTTCGCACAGACGCAAGCCTTAAGGGACTAACTGCAAGTCCATTAAATACAGCACTTCTTTGCCTTCTTTGCGAAGACTTCCAAGGAGATTTGCCGAAAGGTAGAACTCTGCTATACCTCGAAATAGTGCAGTGTGTGCTGAGAAGGTATAGGAGAAAGAAAGAATTACCAACAACGGAAGAAGACCTAACACAATTATACCATGCTGAAGTAAAGCATCTTGGTTGTATAGCGTTGAATGGCTTGCTCAACGATGAGATGTATTTCGACGACAGTGCATTTCGAAATTGTACCAGCAACTTAATAACTAAATTAGGATTTCTGTCAGTTCAGCCTGGACGCAGCAAACGACGATCGAGCTGGTGCTATGGGTTTCTGCACAAGAGCTTTCAGGAGTTCTTTGCTGCATTTTATCTCAGTTGCCAGCTTGTCGATGAAGAAATTAGTCCTGATGGCTTAGTTGCTGACACAAGATATTTTAAGGAGTTTCAACAGGTGCTCATGTTTACCTGTGGTACCTTGGCTCAACGGTGCGAAGCAAAAGGTATGGCACTTATGGCAAGTATAGCAAGTCAAATCAACCAATTAATTGAAGAGGTTGAGAAAAGTGATGAGTATCTATGCACTGCATTGGATTGTATCAAGGAATGTGAAAACGAACAAGGAACATATGGAAAAGAATTGGCGCGTTCTTTTGGTTCACTTCTTGAAGTTCAACATATTTCGCGTCCACAGCGGATAGATGGCAGTGGCACAGCTATACTGGCTGATGCAATGGCAACAAACTCGACGGTAACACTGTTGGATTTGTCTAGTAATGAAATCAGTATCTccggtgctgctgcactggctaaatcAATGGAAGTCAATTCAACACTAACCGAGTTGAATTTGTCTGAGAGTGGAatcggtgactcgggtgctgctgcactggctaaggCATTGGAAGTCAATTCAACACTAACCGAGTTGAATTTGTCTGAGAATGGAATCAGTGACtggggtgctgctgcactggctaaagcaatggCAGtgaattcaacgctgacagggTTGGATTTGAATCACGATAGAATCGGTTACTTGGGTACTGCTGCGCTGGCTCAAGcaatggaaatcaattcaacactaACAGAGTTGAATTTGTCTGAAAATGAAATCGGTGACTGGGCTGCTGCTGCCATGGCTAAGGCTGATGCACTGGCAACAAACTCGACGGTAACACTGTTGAATTTGTCTAGTAATGAAATCAGTatctcgggtgctgctgcactggctaaggCATTGGAAGTCAATTCAACACTAACCGAGTTGAATTTGTCTGAGAATGGAatcggtgactcgggtgctgctgcactggctcaAGCAATGGAAATTAATTCAACACTAACAGAGTTGAATTTGTCTGAGAATGTAATCAGTGACtggggtgctgctgcactggctaaagcaatggCAGtgaattcaacgctgacagggTTGGATTTGAGTAACGATGGAATCGGTTACTTGGGTGCTTCTGCACTGGCTCAAGcaatggaaatcaattcaacactaACAGAGTTAGATTTGTCTGAAAATAAAGTCGGTGACTGGGCTGCTGCTGCCATGGCTAAGGCAATGCAAGTGAATTCAACACTGACAACGTTGAATTTGCGTTGGAATGAAATTGGTAACcagggtgctgctgcactggctcaagcaatggaaatcaattcaacgctgagaGAGTTCCATCTGTCTGGCAATAGAATCGGTGACTCAAGTGTTGTTGCACTGGCTAAGGCAATGGAAAttaattcaacgctgacagggTTGTACTTGCTTGACAACGAAATCGGTTACTTgggtgctgctgcactagcTAAGGCAATAGAAATCAATTCGACGCTGACAAAGTTGAATTTGTCTTGGAATAAGATCGGTGACTCGGGTGTTACTGCACTTATTAAAGCAATGGAGATTAATTCAACGCTAACAGAGTTGGATTTGTGTGAGAATGAAGTCAGTGTTTCGGTTGCTGCTGCACTGGTTAAAGCAAATGAACTAACAGGGCGCTTTGGCCCAGTTGGACGTATTCTATACTAA